The DNA sequence AATGGAGTCACTTTCTTCCCCCAAAACCTTTTTGAATGATATTATATAAGTGATTAGTGTGGTTTGTGAGAACCAGGACCAATATGGAGTGGCGTTACATGAGGGGGTTGAATAAGGCTCAATAGTAAGGTACAGAGAGAGCCTGAAGTTTGATTGTTAAAGTCTATGTTGTGATTTCTCATCTCCAATGGCAACGACTTGCATCACAATGAAGATGTCATAAAGGATATTGTGCACATAATGATAGGAACAGCCAAAATCGATTCATTTGAACTTGGTCACTTTTCTAGTAGCCAACAATTTACAAGTAATTCAGATAGGCCTATTCATCTCTGGATTGGGATCGTCACTTGCTTAATTGTAAGTAAAGGGGAAGAAATGTGAGCACATCGTAAAGAGATGTATTATTCTTTGGTTAGCAACACACCACTTACTACAACGTTATGTACTTTCCAGAGTTATTGTTAGCTAGGAGGAAGACATGGAGGGTTCAACGCTGACACAGAGGAGGGCTGAGTGTCAGTTGAAGGAAAGGGAGATCCAGACAGACTACATGATGGAGCTGGGAGCCAGGTTGGCTCTGGTGAGACAGATCCagagggagcaggagaaggagatgaagaggatTTGGTTTGAGACGAGGAAAATGCCAAGCCTGATTGAGGAGGTAACAAGACCAACTTTGACAAACTCGACTAGAGTTCTGTTGAACAATATTGATTAAAGCAAATAAATGTCAATATACGGGCAAAATGTGCCATATGCCATTGAATGTAAGCTAACAGTATTTTGTCTGATAACTTTTCTTGTGTTGTTTCGTGTATGTCTCTGAGTATTGTTATGTATATAGTCCTCAGTTCTTATGATTACCTTgtcttgaaaaaaataaaaaataacaagacCAAGCGATCTCTCGTAGACCTTCATATCAGGATTATgtagttgtcccacctagctaccttaagttgaatgcactaactgtaagtcgttctggacaaaagcgtctgctaaatgtctAAAATATCAAATGTTATGCTGGGTGTAGTGCATGTTTTTTTACACTTAGTTGACCCGTTAGCTAGAAGACCCAGGGTTGGTACAGACTGGTGCAGAGCATCTGAGAGGACACTAGATATATACAGTgtcttaggaaagtattcagacacctttacTTATTCCATCTGTTGTTACTTTACATCCtcattctaaaacggattaaattaaataaagattctcagcaatctacacacaaaaccccaaaaTTACAAAGTGAGCAAACTATTTTACATGTTCTTGTTTCTTATGTATTAaacttaaaaacagaaatatcttatttacataagaattgctatgagtctcgaaattgagctcaggtgcatcctgtttccattgatcgtccttgagatgtttctacaacttgattggtggtaaattaaattgatatgacatgatttggaaaggcacacacctgtctatataaggtcccacagttgacagtgcatgtcagagcaaataccaaaCCATTAgttagaaggaattgtccgtagagttccgagacaggattgtgtcgagaaacAGATGttgggaagggcaccaaaacatctctacagcattgaaggtacccaagaacacagtggcctccaccagtcttaaattgaagaagtttggaaccaccaagactcttcctagagctggccacccggccaagcTGAGCattcggaggagaagggccttggtcagggaggtgaccaagaacccgatggtgactctgacagagctcaagagttcctctgtggagataggagaaccttccagaaggacaaccatctctgcagcacttcaccaatcaggcctttgtggtagagtggccagatggaagccactcctcagtaaaaggcacatttggagtttgccaaaaggcacctaaagactctcagaccatgagcaacaagatgctctggtctgatgaaaccaagattggactctttggcctgattgccaagcgtcacgtctagaggaaatctggaagcacggtggtggcaccatcatgcggtggggatgtttttcagtggcatggaCTAGGAGACTTGTcagaatcgaggcaaagatgaacagagcacagagagatccttgatgaaaacctgctccagagcgctcaggacctcagactgggagcGATGGGTCACCttacaacagaacaacgaccctaagcacaaagccaagacaacgcaggcttgactttgggacaagtctctgaatgtccttgagtggcccagccagagcccggacttgaacaggatcgaacatttctggagagacctgaaaatagttgtgccgcaactctccccatccaacctaacagagcttgagagaatctgcagagaacaatgggagaaactccccaaacacaagtatgccaagcttgtagagtaaTACCCAAGAATATTctatgctgtaatcactgccaaaggtgcttcaacaaagtacttatgtaaatttgcattaatttgattttaaatgaatttgaaacgattctgtttttgctttgtccatatggggtattgtgtgtagattgatgagcgaaaaaaacgatttaatcaattttagaataaggctgtgaggtaagaaaatgtggaaaaagtgaaggggtctgaatactttctgaaggcattgtatatgTGATGTATAAGTAAATAGTGTTCACTCATAAAGTATGTATGTACTGAATGTGATCACTTTCATCATGTCTGTTTCTTTTCTCCTGCAGGATGTGAGAGATGTGACCAACCGTCCACTCACTGAGTTCATGGCTCCCTGTATTGACTCCCTCCCACCACTGGCTTTCACCAATCGGAGGCCTATACCAACCATGTTGCATCCCCCCTCTCCATTGGCCATACGCGCTCAGGATGCACAGCGGTTCATTGTATTTTCCTACTTTGTCCCTGCTGAGTGCCCAGTTTCCACAGAGGCCACTGCAGATGTATCTGCTGGTAAAATAGAGGACTTGTCGACAGATACACATCTTTCCTCAATGCTGCATCGATACCTGCCACACTTCTTTAACGATGACTCCATTCCACCACAGCAGACAGTAGAGGGAACCACTGAGGTCTCAGTTGCTCCAGTGGCAATATCTAATATCAAGGAAGAGGACAGATTATATCCTTTCTCCCTCCCACCACTGGCTCAGCGGCTCATTGGCAATTCATTCAATGTCCCGGAAACCCCCCAGCTTGCAGTTTCAGCCACTGAGTACCAAGTTGCCAAAGAGGCCACTGCAGGTACAGCCACTGTCAAGAGAGAGAACCGATGGGCAGCTAGAATTCTTCCTTCAGTGCTGCCTCCATGCCTGCCACCTGTCTTTGACAATGACTACAAACTGCCAGGGGCGGCAGTAGAGGGAACCAACAAGTGTCCAGTTGCCAGTGAAGCAGCCGCTTCCGTATCTACTGTCCTCCAAGAGGAGTTTTTGACTGATAAAAGTCCTCCTGCACCCACAGCACTGTCTCTAAGGCTGCCCTGGATCCACAACATTGACCACAAACAGCCAGAGGAGACTGTTGAGAACACCACAGAGTGCTCAGTTGACATAGAGGCATGTGCAGTTGCATCCACTGTCAAGAGAGAGGAACTGATGGGTGATAAAAGCCCTGTCCATGCACTTCCTCCAAGCCTGGCATGCATCCATGACAAGGACCACAAGCAGCCAGATCAGAAAGGAAGGGGCACTACTGTGGAGGTGGATATCTGCCCTCACGCTCAACAGCTGGTCTCAGATGCTAACTTAACTCTGGCAACCCGCAATGATGAGCTGCCCACCCCTCTGATCTGCGTGGTCACTAAGATGCCTGTTAGAGTTGGAGCTTCCATATGCAGGTCAGAGGGTAAGGAACCCAGGCCCTGGACCCTGGAAGAGGCAAAGGTAGGTGTCGTATTTCACCCTACTACTTTACAGGGATGGTGGtcagttccatttcaattcaatgcgttgaagagaattggaattttagagaacttcctgaattgacaggaattgaaatggaattgaccccaaccctccTGCTCTTTGCTCATAGTATAAAACATCACCCCTCACTAGGGTTATTAGGCCATCATTGTATGTTGATCACTCAATTGTTTATTGAATGTGCCACATTGGAACAATTTTACATCTAGAGTCAATGTCTTCCTTTTAGGATTATTGGATAGGCATTGAAAatgagagtgaagagaggagcgTCACTGAGGAGGTGAGCCCGAGGGAGGGATTGAAGAGTGTGGCGGATTGTGCCCATTCCAAGTGCTCCAATGGGATGGTTTcatcagagagagcagagacctaCCTGGGAAGAGTGGGCTTTCTGCTCATGAACCAAATGCAGAAAATCCCATTTTTGAAGATGGAGGAAAAAGAGAAAAATAAGAAACTGAATAAGAAGttgaaagataaagagagaaaggagatgaaacacaaggaggaggagcaaaaaaagagggagaagaaagagatgaaggagagagagaaagagcagaagaAAGTCATGAAGGctgagaagaagagggagaagttagaacagaaaaagagagagaaggaaagaaaagagaaggaaaagGCAGAGAAAAAGAGGTTAGAGGGGCTGATGAAGATACATAATGACATGATGAAAGACAGAATTAAGAAAGAGAAGAAGTGTTATGAGGagctaaaaaagagagagaaagctcaAGCTGCATTcttggagatggagagaaagattcaagaaaaggaggagaagaagagagaaaagatgaggagagaggagaggaagagactgagaagaagaagagggagccaGTTGGAGGTGGAACTGAGACGGTGATAGAAGAGAATATGGTATTTTTGCATGGAAGGgattgaaaaataaaataaaaaagatggATGACTGTACAACActgtataaacacaacatgttaagtttcacacagggagggaggaataTGGTATTTTTGCATGCAATGAAAAAACTaagcatttaaaaataaaataaaaaatgtttactcTGTTTGATTTTTGTTAAGGCATACTGTACAACActgtataaacacaacatgttaaCGTTTCACACATCTGGGGAGTGTTTAAATGTTCGACACGATGTAGAGGGGCTACgctgagatgagatgaggaggatgaagagggatgggggctgggattaaaaataaatgaatc is a window from the Oncorhynchus tshawytscha isolate Ot180627B linkage group LG14, Otsh_v2.0, whole genome shotgun sequence genome containing:
- the LOC112267692 gene encoding apical junction molecule-like, with translation MEGSTLTQRRAECQLKEREIQTDYMMELGARLALVRQIQREQEKEMKRICMYVLNVITFIMSVSFLLQDVRDVTNRPLTEFMAPCIDSLPPLAFTNRRPIPTMLHPPSPLAIRAQDAQRFIVFSYFVPAECPVSTEATADVSAGKIEDLSTDTHLSSMLHRYLPHFFNDDSIPPQQTVEGTTEVSVAPVAISNIKEEDRLYPFSLPPLAQRLIGNSFNVPETPQLAVSATEYQVAKEATAGTATVKRENRWAARILPSVLPPCLPPVFDNDYKLPGAAVEGTNKCPVASEAAASVSTVLQEEFLTDKSPPAPTALSLRLPWIHNIDHKQPEETVENTTECSVDIEACAVASTVKREELMGDKSPVHALPPSLACIHDKDHKQPDQKGRGTTVEVDICPHAQQLVSDANLTLATRNDELPTPLICVVTKMPVRVGASICRSEGKEPRPWTLEEAKDYWIGIENESEERSVTEEVSPREGLKSVADCAHSKCSNGMVSSERAETYLGRVGFLLMNQMQKIPFLKMEEKEKNKKLNKKLKDKERKEMKHKEEEQKKREKKEMKEREKEQKKVMKAEKKREKLEQKKREKERKEKEKAEKKRLEGLMKIHNDMMKDRIKKEKKCYEELKKREKAQAAFLEMERKIQEKEEKKREKMRREERKRLRRRRGSQLEVELRR